The DNA region TCTGGAAAAACAAGAACTATTGTCTATAGGGTAGGGTATCTTGTAGCCTTGGGTTATTCTCCTCAAAATATAATGCTTTTGACCTTTACTAACCAAGCTGCAAGACACATGATTAATAGAACCCAAGCACTTATAAGAGAGGACATTGAAGAAATTTGGGGTGGAACGTTTCATCATGTGGGAAATAGAATATTGAGAATTTATGGGAAAAGAATAGGTATTGGTGGACAATATAACATTCTCGATAGGGAAGATTCTTTGGATCTTATTGATGAGTGTCTTGAAGAATTATTTCCTAAGGAAGATGTTGGTAAGGGAATGTTAGGTGAAATTTTTAGTTATAAGGTAAACACGGGAAAAGATTGGGAAGAGGTTTTAAAGATAAAAGCACCTCAAATAATAGATAAGATTGAGATTATTCAAAAATTATTTGAGAGGTATAAAGAAAGAAAAAGAGAGCTTAATGTCCTTGATTATGATGACTTACTTTTCTTTTGGTACAGACTTCTTTTAGAGGATGAGAAGACAAGAAAAGTTTTGAACGATAGATTTTTATACATCCTTGTGGATGAATATCAAGATACAAATTGGCTTCAAGGAGAAATTATAAAACTTATGAGGGAAGAAAATAAAAACATATTGGTAGTCGGCGATGATGCTCAAAGTATATATTCTTTTAGAGGAGCAACTATTGAGAACATTTTGTCTTTTCCAGAAGTTTTTTCTGGAACAAGAATTTTTTATTTGGTATTTAATTATAGAAGTACTCCTGAGATAATAAATCTTGCCAATGAGATAATAAAGAGAAATACAAGGCAATATTTTAAAGAAATAAAACCTGTCCTAAAAAGTGGAAGCAAACCAAAACTTGTATGGGTAAGGGATGAGGAGGAAGAAGCTCAATTTGTAGTTGAAGTTATAAAAGAATTGCATCGAGAAGGTATTAAATACAAAGATATAGGGGTGCTCTTTAGATCTAATTATCATTCTATGGCTGTCCAGATGGAACTCACCATTCAGGGTATACCATACGAGGTTAGAGGTGGATTAAGATTTTTTGAGCAAGCTCATATAAAAGATATGCTTTCTCTTTTAAAAATTATTTTTAATCCTCAGGATGAAATCTCTGCTCAAAGGTTTTTTAAGTTATTTCCTGGTATTGGTAGATCTTATGCCAAAAAACTATCCCAAGTTTTGAAAGAATCTAATGATTTTGAAAGAATTTTCCAATTGCCATTCAGTGGTAGGACTCTTGAAGGTATAAGAATATTGAAAGTTCTTTGGGATAAGATTAAACCTATTCCAATTCAAAGGTTTTCAGAGATTTTAAGAATTTTTTTCCATGAGTATTATAAAGATTATTTAGAAAGAACTTATCCTGACTTCAAAGATAGAGAAAAAGACGTTGATCAGCTTATTCTCTTTTCAGAAAGATATGATGATCTTGAGAAGTTTTTGAGTGAACTTACCCTTTATACCTATGCAGGAGAGAAACTCATAGAAGAGGGGGAAGAAAAGGATTTTGTAGTTTTGTCCACAGTCCATCAGGCTAAAGGGCTTGAGTGGCATGCTGTATTTATTTTAAGGCTTGTTCAGGGAGAATTTCCTTCTTACAAAAGTATGGAAAATATAGAAGAGGAAAGAAGGCTTTTTTATGTGGCAGTTACAAGAGCAAAAAAGGAACTATATGTGATTACGCATCTTACAAAAAGAGTAAAAGATATGAACATTTTTAGT from Dictyoglomus turgidum DSM 6724 includes:
- a CDS encoding ATP-dependent helicase — its product is MNNQFDGEKKIFIIPSKKKKEFLERVERDLNEEQRKIVLESDGPSLVIAGPGSGKTRTIVYRVGYLVALGYSPQNIMLLTFTNQAARHMINRTQALIREDIEEIWGGTFHHVGNRILRIYGKRIGIGGQYNILDREDSLDLIDECLEELFPKEDVGKGMLGEIFSYKVNTGKDWEEVLKIKAPQIIDKIEIIQKLFERYKERKRELNVLDYDDLLFFWYRLLLEDEKTRKVLNDRFLYILVDEYQDTNWLQGEIIKLMREENKNILVVGDDAQSIYSFRGATIENILSFPEVFSGTRIFYLVFNYRSTPEIINLANEIIKRNTRQYFKEIKPVLKSGSKPKLVWVRDEEEEAQFVVEVIKELHREGIKYKDIGVLFRSNYHSMAVQMELTIQGIPYEVRGGLRFFEQAHIKDMLSLLKIIFNPQDEISAQRFFKLFPGIGRSYAKKLSQVLKESNDFERIFQLPFSGRTLEGIRILKVLWDKIKPIPIQRFSEILRIFFHEYYKDYLERTYPDFKDREKDVDQLILFSERYDDLEKFLSELTLYTYAGEKLIEEGEEKDFVVLSTVHQAKGLEWHAVFILRLVQGEFPSYKSMENIEEERRLFYVAVTRAKKELYVITHLTKRVKDMNIFSKPSIFIEELPVRELFEEWIVQREI